The following is a genomic window from Pseudomonas lurida.
AGGTTGCGCAGTTTTACCTGGTAATCCCCTTCCTCCGTCCCTGGACGAAACTTGATTTCTTTTACTTGAATCTGCTTCTGGTTCTTCTTCGCCGCGGCAACCTGCTTCTTCTTTTCGAAGATCGACTTGCCGTAGTCCATCACCCGGCATACGGGTGGGATTGCATCGGCGGAGATTTCCACCAGGTCCAATTTGGACTCTTCTGCAATACGAAGCGCTTCATCAATCGAGACGATGCCAATCTGCTCGCCGTCAGCGCCAATTAACCGAACCTCGCGTGCCGAGATATTCTCGTTGATCGGGGCTTTCGGTGCAGCTCGTTTATCTTGTCTCATTTCACGCTTAATAATAATTACTCCGAATCTGGGCGACCACGCCGGGAAACCGCTTGCGCGAGGAACTCAGCGAACTGGGCGACGGGCATCGAGCCCAGGTCAGCACCTTCACGAGTACGCACAGCGACAGTCTGCATCTCGACTTCCCGATCTCCGATAACCAAAAGATAGGGAACCTTGAGCAAAGTATGCTCGCGGATTTTAAAGCCGATCTTTTCATTTCTCAAGTCGGACTTGGCACGAAATCCGCTTTCGTTGAGTGTTTTTTCAACTTCAGCGGCAAAATCTGCCTGTTTATCAGTGATATTCATGATCACTGCCTGGGTCGGAGCCAGCCACGCAGGGAATGCACCCTCGTAGTGCTCGATCAGGATCCCGACGAACCGTTCGAACGAGCCGAGGATCGCCCGGTGCAGCATAACCGGGTGTTTACGGCTGTTGTCTTCGGAGACGTATTCGGCTCCCAGACGGATCGGCAGGTTAAAATCGAGCTGCAGAGTACCACACTGCCAGACGCGGCCAAGGCAATCTTTCAGAGAAAACTCGATCTTCGGACCGTAGAACGCGCCCTCGCCCGGCTGCAAGTCGTACGCAAGCCCCGCACTGTCCAGTGCTGCGGCCAGTGCAGCTTCGGCGCGATCCCACAGCTCATCGGAGCCAACGCGCTTTTCCGGACGAGTGGACAGCTTCATCTCGACTTCGGTAAAGCCGAAATCGCGATAAACGTCCATGGTCAGCTTGATGAACGCGGCGGATTCGGCCTGCATCTGCTCTTCGGTGCAGAAAA
Proteins encoded in this region:
- the infC gene encoding translation initiation factor IF-3, producing the protein MIIKREMRQDKRAAPKAPINENISAREVRLIGADGEQIGIVSIDEALRIAEESKLDLVEISADAIPPVCRVMDYGKSIFEKKKQVAAAKKNQKQIQVKEIKFRPGTEEGDYQVKLRNLVRFLSDGDRAKVSLRFRGREMAHQELGMELLKRVEADLLEYGSVEQHPKMEGRQLIMVIAPKKKK